TTGTCGTTAAATAACCGCCGTATGCCAGGACAACAACACAGGCTGCAAGAACCAGTGTCCGATGAGTCAGTGAGAGTCGGATGATAGAGTTAAGCACGATATTCCCCTATTTCCCTTCGTCTTCGTTCTTATGGAGGCTGCCATCCGCATGAATGTGGTAGCCTTCTGGTAAGTCATTTCCCGATGACGATTTCAGCATTCGATTCAACTGTTCGGCAGAACTCTGTACAACAAAAGAACCGGGGATGAGTGATCCATCATTGGCAATGACGGTATAGCGTCGATCTCGTTCCAGGACTCGAACTGCCTTGCGTTGAAACGTGTTGACATTCTGGAGAAATACAAATGCTTCAGCATTGTCACGAGCAACCGCATCCGTAGGAAGTACGAATACGTTTTCAAGCTTTTTGGTTCGAATCAAGATGCGGACTTTTTGGCCAGGGCGAAATCGCCAAAGTACCTGGGTCCTTCCATTTTGTTTCACTACTCGAGACTGATTCTCTAACGGCATACGGAAGGCAAAGGTACGGTTAACCGGATCAATGACATTTGCCAGATGCTGAATGAGAAAATTTTGATTAACGGGAAGCCAGTCTGTAAACACATTTTCTTGAAAGTCGATCTCAACAGGCCAGCCAGCTTTCATACTTCGCTCTAGAAGTGGTATTTCGTCTCGAAAAGCACGACCTTCTATTGAGAGTAGCTGATGATTTGCGAGTAGACACAGCATCTGTCCCGTTTTGACCTGCTGGCCCAAGTCAACTTTACTTTCCTGAACTTCGAAGATGGGGGAGGATTCTGGTTTTACATCCTTACCTGTCGCCTGCATTACTGCTGAAGTTCCCATTGGTCTGGACTCATTAGTTTGAGAGGGAACGCGAATATTCAGCTCTTTCACAAAATTACCGGCAGCGATTTCTTTCAATTGTTTCTGTGTAAACTCCCGATTGAGCAACTCCTGCTGATATCCCTTGATAGCAACTTTAAGTCGCGTGATTTCATTGGCGACTTCAATAATCCGGGAACCGGGGATTGCCCCTTTTGCAGACTCTAAACGCTTCTTCTTTGACTCTACGAGTTTGGTTTCCTGCGTATCTTTAAACAGTTTTGTTTGGGTCTGCTGCAAAGACTCGCTAAGAATACGAATCGTGTAGAGCACATCTCCCGGGTGAACAGTGTCACCTGGAAAATAATTCATTTTTTCAACCACACCATCGACGGGAGAAATAATACCGCGGTCACTGTGGCCTGGTCGATCGATGACCATTCCCGGAACCTGTAGCGTTTTCCAATAGGTCTCTGGTTGTATTGATTTCACTTTCAAACCCAAGTTGGCAATGGCCTGATCTGATAGAATGATCTGTTCGGAAGCTGAGCTTTTCGTATCACCTGGCTTTGTTTTTGTGGTGGAAACATGATCCGATCTGGCTGTCCTGTTCTGTTGTAATAGAGGCAACCAATGGTCACGCGTGAAATACCCGGTAGCGATCAGTACCGCTACGAAAGCCATTGTCAGGATGGGTTTCACTGTTTGAAGAAGTTTCTTCATGATTGTTCCTTTACAGGTAAAGGAGGAACAGGCGCTGAGGACCACAGGACTTCAAGGATCAGCCCTGTCCCAAGCAGAACCGAATTA
The Gimesia aquarii DNA segment above includes these coding regions:
- a CDS encoding efflux RND transporter periplasmic adaptor subunit; translated protein: MKKLLQTVKPILTMAFVAVLIATGYFTRDHWLPLLQQNRTARSDHVSTTKTKPGDTKSSASEQIILSDQAIANLGLKVKSIQPETYWKTLQVPGMVIDRPGHSDRGIISPVDGVVEKMNYFPGDTVHPGDVLYTIRILSESLQQTQTKLFKDTQETKLVESKKKRLESAKGAIPGSRIIEVANEITRLKVAIKGYQQELLNREFTQKQLKEIAAGNFVKELNIRVPSQTNESRPMGTSAVMQATGKDVKPESSPIFEVQESKVDLGQQVKTGQMLCLLANHQLLSIEGRAFRDEIPLLERSMKAGWPVEIDFQENVFTDWLPVNQNFLIQHLANVIDPVNRTFAFRMPLENQSRVVKQNGRTQVLWRFRPGQKVRILIRTKKLENVFVLPTDAVARDNAEAFVFLQNVNTFQRKAVRVLERDRRYTVIANDGSLIPGSFVVQSSAEQLNRMLKSSSGNDLPEGYHIHADGSLHKNEDEGK